In the Aristaeella hokkaidonensis genome, CCAGCTTGGCGGTGATGGCTTCCTTAGCTTCCTCTACGGTCAGGCCGGTGAACTCCTCACTGTTGATCAGCTTGCAGCCCTTGCCGAGGTAATCCTGCTTTTCAAAGGCATGCTCGCTGACGTCTGCACCGTCGATGACCTGGATCATGGGGATGTTGTGGGCCACGGCGTACTCAAAGTCGCGCTGGTCGTGGCTGGGAACAGCCATGACTGCGCCGGTGCCGTAGCTGGCCAGCACAAAGTCGCCGATGAACAGCTCAGCTTCCTTACCGTTGGCAGGGTTGATGCACTTGACGCCTTCGAGACGGCAGCCGGTCTTGCCCTTGTTGAGCTCGGTCCGGTCCATGTCGTTCTTCTTGCGGGTTTCTTCAATATAGGCTTTGACTTCTTCCTGGTTCTTGATCCGGGGCATCAGATCCTGTACCAGCTGGCCGTCGGGAGCAAGCACCATGAAGGTGATGCCGTAGATGGTCTCAATACAGGTGGTGAAGATGCTGAATTCGCCGCCGCCGACGATCTGGAACTTCACCTCAACGCCGGTGCTCTTTCCGATCCAGTGACGCTGCATATCCTTGGTGCTTTCCGGCCAGTCGATTTCTTCCAGGCCTTCCAGCAGTTTTTCAGCGAAGGCAGGCTGGTCGATGACCCACTGCTTCATGTTCTTGCGGACCACGGGATAACCGCCGCGCTCGCTCTTGCCGTCGATGACTTCGTCATTGGACAGCACGGTGCCCAGCTCTTCGCACCAGTTCACAGGCATGTCGATGTACTGGGCGTAGCCGTCCAGGTACAGCTGTTTGAAGATCCACTGGGTCCACTTGTAGAAATCCGGATCGCTGGTGGCGATCATCTTGTCCCAGTCGTAGTCAAAACCAAGCTCTTTCAGCTGATGGCTGAAGGTCTTGATGTTTTCTTTGGTAAAGCCTTCCGGATGATGTCCGGTGGTAACGGCATACTGTTCCGCCGGCAGTCCGAAACTGTCGTATCCCATGGGATGGAGGACGTTATAACCCTGCATCCGTTTCATGCGGCTGACGATATCCGTGGCGGTATAGCCTTCCGGATGACCGGCATGCAGGCCGACACCGCTGGGATAAGGGAACATATCCAGCGCGTAAAACTTGGGTTTGGAAAAGTCCCACACGTCCGTACGGAAGGTCTGGTGATCCTCCCAGAACTTCTGCCATTTGGGTTCAATGACTTTCGGGTCATAAATGCGGTCCATGATCTTTCACCTGATCCTGTAAAATAATGAAAGAAGTATAGCACAAACAATGCCCCGGGGCAAGCAAAATAAGGAATGAACCGCATTCAGACAATTGCTGGACGCGGTTCATCATCATTCATTATGGATTATGCATTATTCATTGTTTTGCAGCATCTGCTGGAACGGCGTCTGCACGGTGGGCCAGATGAGGATTCCGGCGGCCTTGGCCCGGATATTCTTTTGCGGCGTCATTTTGACCTTCCGGTAAGGATACTGTTTGGAGAAAGGCTTATCCATCTTTTTGCCGTGGCTGCGCCTGGTCTGCTGTCCGCCGGGTGAAACGGTGACGGCGGGTTCTGCAGCATCGTTCTCGCCCGGCACAGGCGGCGGTGTAGCGATTATATCTGCCGGAATCTCTGTATTTTCAGGAATGTCCTTTTGCTGCAGAACGATGGGCTGCTCTGATGTGGCGGGATCGGCAGACATATCCGGTTGAGCGGAATCAGTGAACTGGACAGGCAGTTCTGGCTGGATTGGTTCGTTTTTCCAGTTTTGCTGCTCTTGCTGGACAGAATCAGCGAATTGGATGGGTGTTTCCGATTGAGCTGATTCATTTTTCTGCTCCTGTTGTTCCTGCTGGGCAGAAACTGCAGACTGGACAGACACTTCCGACTGAATTGGTTCGTTTTCTTGCTCCTGCTGTTCGGGCTGGGAAAGATCGACAGGCTGCACCGGTTTTTCCGGTACGGTCTGCTGCTCGTTCGTTTCCTGCTGCGCAGGAATGACCGGCTGCTCCGGTGTTTCAGGGTTGGATTGCTGCTTCTCAGGGTTGGTCTGTTCCGGAGTGGTCTGTTTCTCCGCGGTCTTTGGATTGTCCTGCTTGGCTGGCGGATCCGTCTGCACAGGAGTTTCCGAATCTGCAGGATTATCGGGATTCTCCGGGTTGCCGGGATTTTCCGGATTCTCCGGATTAGCGGGTGTGTCCGCATTTGTCGGGGGATCCTGCGGGTTGTTCTGCCCGGGGGTTACAGGATCGGACGGGGTGTCCGGGTTGTTCGGGTTCGCAGGGTTGTCCGGATTGTCCGGTTTATCGGGATTGTCCGGATTATTCGGATCATCGGCATTGTTATCCGGATCGGTATCAGGCGGATTGTTATCTCCGTATTGCGCCGGCGGGTTGCTGATCCGTGGATCCGGCTTATCTGTGGGCGGATCCATGCAGTCATAAAACTCCTCGACGTAGATGGCGCCGCCCGATTCGACGATGCCATTGCAGTGGGAGCAGCGAAAATCACCGGAGTATCCGGGTTTGTCTGGCTGCGGCTCCACATAACCATCCAGGTAAACAGGGTAAGGATCACCGGTATCCGGATCCAAATGATCACAGGAGGATGAGGGGGAAGCGACAGACGGAAGCACCAGCAAAAGGGCTGCCAGGAGACAGAAAATACGCTTATTCATTTTGATATTCTCCAGAGGAAGGTCGGTCAGTTTTGCAACGTTGTATGAGCACATTGTAACAGTGAAAACCTTGATCTGGCAATGCCCCAACATCTTGTGGCGATGGGGATTGAGTTGTCATGATGATGGGGCTGTGTTATAATCTTCAGTGTATACGCATTTTTGAGCGGAAAGAAAAAGACCCTTCAGGGAGGAGTGAACCCATCATGATGAAAAGGATCCTGTGTCTTCTTACTGCGGTGATGCTGTGCCTAATCCTGCCGGCCGCGGCGGAGGAGAACACGAAGGTGGTCACAGCGGCGGAGCTGGATGAGCTGCTTGAACGTGTCAGGGCGCAGGCGCTTACCGAGGAGCTGCTGAATGATCCGACCGGAGAGGATGCCGAAAGTGAGGATGGAACTTTCTTCCTGTATGAAGCTGCCGGATTCTATGCGGAAGGCACGGAAATGACAGCAGACAATCCGGTCAACACGCTGGTTTTTGACTGCGATGAGGAGAATGTGCTCCGTGGTACCGGCATGAACAGCCGGGTGGAAGATGTTCTTGCCGCGTTTCCGCTGGATAACGCGGACCTGGCCGGCACCCGGGAAGACGCGATTCTTTATCTCCGGGAGACAGAAGCCGGCTTTGCCTACGGCCGGATCCTGCGAGACGGACAGTGGATCAATACGGTGGAATACGGTGAGGTGGTATCCGACGGGGAAATGTCCTGCCGTACGGCAGTTACCTATTCTCTTGAAAATGGTACGGTTAACGCAATCCGGGTCAGCGGTCTGAATCCTGCGGGCGGAGAGCTGATGGATGCGTCTCAGGCGGAGGAGTTCTATAACGAACTGATTCAGCTGGCGGGCTGCGAGGATTACGAGGCGGTAAAAACCAGCAGAAACGGACTGGAACTGACAGTCCTGGACGCGGAGGAACTGATTGTGGGCGGCTTGCCCTATGTGACCATGAAGCCCGGAGATCTGCCCGGTACACCGGAAACAGAAATTATTGACAACGAGGACGGTACCTGGCTGCTGCGCTGCGACGGAGATGGATATGAGGCGGTTTTCCGCTGCGGTGAGCACGGAGAAGACGCTGAAATTCTGAGCTTTACGATCCTGGATGACGGTATTGAAGGACCGAGGAGCGTCCGGATCGGCGACATATTCAGTGATGACTTCAACCGTTTCCGCAACGGCGAAAACGAAATGGGCGAAGACATGACGGAGCTGCTGTACGGAACGGAAGGAACGGCCCCATATGGCGTTGCCTTCTATGATTTCTCCGCAATGACCCTGCGTTATGTGACGGATACCCCCGAAGGCCTGCAGGTCGAACTGCTGCTTAAGTATGATAATTATTTCCTGACGGAAATCATATTACACACAGTGTAATAAATTCAGAATTATGAATTCAGAATTCAGAATTTATGGTTAACCGAACTGCAACAATATGATGGAAAATCCGTATCGAAGCTTAAATGATGATCATAAAGGAATTGGCGGAAAAGTAATAATTCTGAATTCTTAATTCTGAATTCTGAATTAAACGAATACCAACGCGAAAGACATTTAAGAGAATTATGAATTACATCGATTTAAGTTGTCCTGCTGAGCTTTTCCGGACGGCAATGCCGACGGAAGAGATCCCCGCGGCCACCCTGACCCTGTTCAACCTCAGTGACCGGGTAATTGCCTCGGTCGAGGTTTTGCTGCGCCTGCTGGATGAGGACGGTGGGGAAACGGAACGCCTTGCCTATCGCGGGCGGGCGCTCAATGGGCGGCCCCATTCAACCTTCCTGCTGACAGCCCCGTGCGCGCCGTCGGAGGAACTGCATTCCATCGACGTTGTTATCGAAAAGGTCTGGTTTGCGGATAACGAGGTGTGGCGGCGGGAGCCCGGCAAGTCGATTGCGTACATATCGAATGCCCTGCCGGTCAGCCCGGCGCTGACGAAGCTGAAGTATGCCGCGGGCGAAACCGCCGTTGGCTATCCGGTGGAACAGGAAGGGCTATGGCTCTGCGTGTGCGGCCGACCGAATCCGGAAGACGCGGAATTCTGTGCCCGTTGCGGCCGCCAGAAGGAAATGATCTTCTCACGCTTCAGTCCGGAAGCGGTGGAAGCACAGGTCAATATGAGGGAACGGCAGCTGGACCTGAACAGTCGGAGCATGCGGGAAGATACGATCCGCCTGCAGCGGATCCGCGAGGAAGAGTACCAGCAGAAGAAATCCCGCCAGGGAACCCGGATCCGGATCCTGATCGCAATGGCCGCATCGGTAGCATTGTGCGCGGGCACGTTCTTCGGCCTTTCCCCGTGGCTGA is a window encoding:
- the leuS gene encoding leucine--tRNA ligase; amino-acid sequence: MDRIYDPKVIEPKWQKFWEDHQTFRTDVWDFSKPKFYALDMFPYPSGVGLHAGHPEGYTATDIVSRMKRMQGYNVLHPMGYDSFGLPAEQYAVTTGHHPEGFTKENIKTFSHQLKELGFDYDWDKMIATSDPDFYKWTQWIFKQLYLDGYAQYIDMPVNWCEELGTVLSNDEVIDGKSERGGYPVVRKNMKQWVIDQPAFAEKLLEGLEEIDWPESTKDMQRHWIGKSTGVEVKFQIVGGGEFSIFTTCIETIYGITFMVLAPDGQLVQDLMPRIKNQEEVKAYIEETRKKNDMDRTELNKGKTGCRLEGVKCINPANGKEAELFIGDFVLASYGTGAVMAVPSHDQRDFEYAVAHNIPMIQVIDGADVSEHAFEKQDYLGKGCKLINSEEFTGLTVEEAKEAITAKLEKMGVAKRTVNYHFREWIFARQRYWGEPVPVVHTEDGKIYPLPDDELPLILPELEDYKGKNGKAPLENAEEWKHYDKNGVKGLRETSTMPGSAGSSWYYMRYIDPHNDKEFADYKLLEHWLPVDLYIGGPEHAVGHLMYSRIWNRYLYDKGLSPVKEPFKKLVHQGMILGENGIKMGKRFPKYVVNPSDIVEKYGADTLRLYEMFMGPLEVSKPWSPQGVEGARKFLNRVWTFFMNEENITAENDGALDRVFHQTVKKVSGDFESLGFNTAISQMMIFVNACYKNGTCPKAYAEAFVKMISCICPHIGEEMWSLLGHEDTIAYEPWPVWDEEKIKEDTIQIPVQVNGKVRATVEIGVDEGQDSVLEKAHAMKNVQSFIEGKTIVKEIYVKGRIVNIVVK